The genomic window ttaaaataccTAAGTGTAAGAAAAACATTAATTGCTTTCGCAATTTacacaaacaaaaaaaataccagGATTGTCAGCACAAGCCTCATGCGCCCACATTTTGCAATTTGAGCATTGTATCCAGTTTTCCCCCGAAGCACTATTTTTGTATTTGTCCATACAATAGAGGCAAAAGCAGTCCTCTTCGTCTGAATCGATACAATCTTCatcaattttcttcatttttttgtttttggccttTGTTTCTTTTTTTGAACCAATCCTTCTTTTGGcagtttttgcattattttgtTCCTCCTCAAGAGCATTTTTTACAGGCGTATCTGTCAAGATTGCTGTATGAcgctttcttttattatttttaggttgttCCTTTCTAGCTGCAGCTTTTGGTAAAGGCTTTAATTTTAATGGAGTGATAGGAGGTGAGTTCTCATTCTCCTCTTGAATGGAACTTTTAGAACAGTTCATTTGACAATCAAGTTTGTTTTCAAAAAGAGAAACGTCATCAGGTTCCTTTGAACATCCTGGCTGCGGCTGATCTTTGCATAACGGCTTGTCGGACAGATTCGATTCAATTGACAAATCTGACTGCTCTTTAGAACCATATTGATTGGTGGAATTCATCGGTTCTAGTGGATCAGGTCGATCAGTAGCATATCCTGGCGAAAACTCGTGGTCTTTAAAGATATCTCTGTTAAATGGAGATATTCCAGAGACTCTAAACCCTGACATAATATTTTTTGGTGTAGCTGCTAATGGCAATGCGTCTCGAACTATTGCCGGAATGTCATAAATAGTCATAGTGCGTCCAGGATTGTTAGTAATCCATGAGTCACAGGCTGAATTAATATACTTCTTGAACGGTCCATAGACGGAGCGATCGAGCGGCTGCAGTTTATGAGAACAATGGGGCGGGAATGATAAAACCGTCACcccattattttttaaataatttaaggcAGCTATAGACAGATGG from Diabrotica virgifera virgifera chromosome 5, PGI_DIABVI_V3a includes these protein-coding regions:
- the LOC126884227 gene encoding uncharacterized protein LOC126884227; translation: MRIYKRMSEKGKTPPDVMLRAVREIKLNAKSIRQTAKSFDIPEATLRRFCKKFTDEEINSEVVHPSTTVGYFGNRQVFTAEQENLLEEYLKKASDIYFGLSVKEVRKFGYEYAQALKVKFPDSWNQNQIAGEDWFTAYLKRHRTLAIRTPEATSLARASSFNKENVGKFFSNLQTVLNRHRFEPFQIFNMDETGVTTVQKPNRVVARRGFKQVGRITSQERGTLVTMALSVSATGNSIPPFFIFPRVNFKEHFLTSGPPGAAGAANPSGWMTKEHFLLFSRHFVKHVGCSLDRPLLLLLDNHDSHLSIAALNYLKNNGVTVLSFPPHCSHKLQPLDRSVYGPFKKYINSACDSWITNNPGRTMTIYDIPAIVRDALPLAATPKNIMSGFRVSGISPFNRDIFKDHEFSPGYATDRPDPLEPMNSTNQYGSKEQSDLSIESNLSDKPLCKDQPQPGCSKEPDDVSLFENKLDCQMNCSKSSIQEENENSPPITPLKLKPLPKAAARKEQPKNNKRKRHTAILTDTPVKNALEEEQNNAKTAKRRIGSKKETKAKNKKMKKIDEDCIDSDEEDCFCLYCMDKYKNSASGENWIQCSNCKMWAHEACADNPGIFFVCVNCESN